A portion of the Achromobacter sp. MFA1 R4 genome contains these proteins:
- a CDS encoding GtrA family protein, translated as MSRLKNEAHRLARFALGGGLNTLVGFGVIFVLMALGVSAVLANIIGYTVGFIQSFFFSKKFVFRSEGGLASEGVRFFYTFAVCFLLNLAILKILLAYNVRPVLAQLAAAATYSGAMYVLSAWLVFRPGRHDES; from the coding sequence ATGTCTAGATTGAAGAACGAAGCGCATCGCCTGGCGAGATTTGCGCTGGGCGGTGGTTTGAACACCCTGGTCGGCTTTGGCGTCATCTTCGTCCTGATGGCCCTGGGCGTCTCGGCCGTCCTGGCAAACATCATCGGCTACACCGTCGGGTTCATTCAGAGCTTCTTCTTTTCCAAGAAGTTCGTGTTCCGCAGCGAGGGCGGGTTGGCCAGCGAGGGCGTCCGCTTTTTCTACACCTTCGCCGTCTGTTTTCTATTGAACCTGGCGATCCTGAAGATCCTGCTGGCCTACAACGTGAGACCGGTACTCGCGCAGCTGGCGGCGGCGGCCACCTACAGCGGCGCAATGTACGTGCTGTCGGCATGGCTGGTGTTCCGCCCCGGCCGCCACGACGAATCCTGA
- a CDS encoding MFS transporter produces MAMAGVSATVVLAAFDSTIISTTLPRVAEALNGMALYAWVGTGYLLATAASILIFGRLGDMFGRKPLMLVSVLIIALGSIACGLAQSMTQLIVFRTLQGIGGGMMIATAFAAPADLFPDAKQRVRWMALVSAAFAMASGIGPVLGGAATQALGWRAAFFISPIAAAGAFFLLARYFPRIRPIHDGNRKIDWVGAILLVLAVGAPLAALELAFASGDHAQPVLGLTLALVGAAAIAILIPTERRVQSPIFPLRVLSGREPRLLNLAAMMVGAVMFILIFYSPLLLQQVLGYTPSQAGLLLTPLVAAISVGSIINGRMFPKQTEPQRLMVFGGGLLAAGSLMVLLISPGTSAWWILGAFFVNGCALGFLLPNLTLFMQMLSERRDVGVASALVQTTRAIGSALGTAVVGILISHSTVLNGVRTGLVLCVVLSLTCALLAHRVKMKNLVTNRK; encoded by the coding sequence ATGGCGATGGCCGGCGTATCGGCGACCGTGGTGCTGGCGGCGTTCGATTCCACCATCATCAGCACCACGCTGCCGCGTGTTGCCGAGGCGCTCAACGGCATGGCGCTCTATGCGTGGGTCGGCACCGGCTACCTGCTCGCCACCGCCGCCTCCATCCTCATCTTCGGCCGGCTGGGCGACATGTTCGGGCGCAAGCCCCTCATGCTGGTGTCGGTCCTCATCATCGCGCTCGGCTCCATCGCCTGTGGGCTGGCGCAGTCCATGACGCAACTGATCGTGTTCCGCACCCTGCAGGGGATCGGCGGGGGCATGATGATCGCCACCGCGTTTGCGGCGCCGGCCGACCTCTTTCCCGACGCCAAGCAGCGGGTGAGATGGATGGCGCTGGTGTCGGCAGCGTTCGCGATGGCCAGCGGCATCGGTCCGGTGCTGGGCGGCGCGGCCACGCAGGCGCTGGGCTGGCGCGCGGCATTCTTCATTTCGCCGATCGCGGCCGCGGGCGCGTTTTTCCTGCTGGCGCGCTACTTCCCGCGCATCCGCCCCATCCACGACGGCAACCGCAAGATCGACTGGGTGGGCGCCATCCTGCTGGTGCTGGCGGTGGGCGCGCCGCTCGCCGCGCTGGAACTGGCCTTTGCCAGCGGCGATCACGCGCAGCCGGTGCTGGGCCTGACGCTGGCGCTGGTCGGCGCGGCCGCCATCGCCATCCTGATCCCGACGGAACGCCGGGTGCAGTCGCCGATCTTCCCGCTGCGCGTGCTGTCCGGGCGCGAGCCGCGCCTGTTGAACCTGGCGGCCATGATGGTGGGCGCGGTGATGTTCATCCTGATCTTCTACAGCCCGCTGCTGCTGCAACAGGTGCTGGGCTACACGCCCAGCCAGGCGGGCCTGCTGCTGACGCCGCTGGTCGCGGCCATCTCGGTCGGCAGCATCATCAACGGCCGCATGTTTCCCAAGCAGACCGAGCCGCAGCGGCTGATGGTGTTCGGCGGCGGGCTGCTCGCGGCCGGCTCGCTGATGGTGCTGCTGATTTCGCCGGGCACGTCGGCCTGGTGGATCCTGGGCGCGTTCTTCGTCAACGGCTGCGCGCTGGGCTTTCTGCTGCCCAACCTGACGCTCTTCATGCAGATGCTGAGCGAACGGCGCGACGTCGGCGTCGCCTCGGCGCTGGTGCAGACCACGCGCGCCATCGGCAGCGCCCTGGGCACCGCCGTGGTCGGCATCCTGATTTCCCACAGCACGGTGCTGAACGGCGTGCGCACCGGCCTGGTCCTGTGCGTCGTCCTGTCCCTGACCTGCGCGCTGCTGGCGCACCGGGTCAAGATGAAGAATCTGGTCACGAACCGGAAATAA
- a CDS encoding 3-deoxy-D-manno-octulosonic acid transferase, translating into MNRGVYTLALRALAPLIWLWMAHRARRAGGRWEIFSPERFGRVGPSSEPSSQPSQVASLIPSENPSALPYAAPVWVHAVSLGETRAALPLLNALLERGLPVLLTHVTATGRAEGERLFQDAIARGQLRQAWLPYDFPGATRRFMAAHRPRCGLLMEREIWPNLLAAARQARVPMALVSARYSESSLRQARRMGGVMREALAGLDIVLAQTAEDAGRLAQAGAPAAQVTGNLKFDLVLPPAQVQAGRAWRAQLGRRVVAVASTREGEDAPFLDAIKRHAAAPDAPLFLLIPRHPQRFDEAARLLTDAKLAFVRRSAGTAPAPQAAVLLGDTLGEMAFYYAASDVAIVAGSFAPLGGQNLIEACAAGVPVIVGPHTFNFKQAAEDAVAAGAACRAEREGAAVDAAMALLADEARREAMGAAAARWFRSHAGATARTMQALDGLLR; encoded by the coding sequence ATGAACCGCGGCGTCTATACGCTCGCGCTCCGGGCCCTCGCGCCCCTGATCTGGCTGTGGATGGCCCATCGCGCCCGGCGCGCGGGCGGGCGCTGGGAAATCTTTTCTCCCGAGCGGTTCGGGCGTGTTGGGCCGTCGTCCGAGCCGTCTTCCCAGCCGTCCCAAGTTGCGTCCCTGATTCCTTCGGAAAATCCTTCCGCGTTGCCTTACGCCGCGCCTGTCTGGGTGCATGCCGTCAGCCTGGGGGAGACCCGGGCGGCGCTACCGCTTTTGAACGCGCTGCTCGAACGCGGCCTTCCGGTGTTGTTGACCCATGTGACGGCCACGGGCCGCGCGGAAGGCGAGCGCCTGTTCCAGGACGCCATCGCGCGCGGCCAATTGCGCCAGGCCTGGCTCCCGTACGATTTTCCCGGCGCGACGCGCCGCTTCATGGCGGCCCATCGTCCGCGCTGCGGCCTGCTGATGGAACGCGAGATCTGGCCCAATCTGCTGGCCGCGGCGCGCCAGGCGCGGGTGCCGATGGCGCTGGTCAGCGCCCGCTATTCCGAATCGTCCCTGCGGCAGGCGCGCAGGATGGGCGGCGTGATGCGCGAGGCGCTGGCGGGGCTGGACATCGTGCTGGCGCAGACGGCCGAGGACGCCGGCCGGCTGGCACAGGCAGGCGCGCCGGCGGCCCAGGTGACCGGTAATCTCAAGTTCGACCTCGTCCTGCCGCCCGCGCAGGTACAGGCGGGACGGGCGTGGCGCGCCCAACTGGGCCGGCGTGTCGTCGCCGTGGCCAGCACCCGCGAGGGCGAGGATGCCCCGTTCCTTGACGCGATCAAGCGCCACGCCGCCGCGCCGGACGCGCCGCTCTTCCTGCTGATTCCGCGCCATCCCCAGCGCTTTGACGAAGCGGCCCGGCTGCTGACAGACGCAAAGCTGGCGTTCGTGCGCCGCTCGGCGGGCACGGCCCCCGCGCCGCAGGCCGCCGTGCTGTTGGGCGACACGCTGGGCGAGATGGCCTTTTATTACGCCGCGTCGGACGTGGCGATCGTGGCGGGCAGCTTTGCGCCGCTGGGCGGCCAGAACCTGATCGAGGCCTGCGCGGCGGGCGTGCCCGTCATCGTCGGGCCGCACACGTTCAACTTCAAGCAGGCGGCCGAGGACGCCGTCGCGGCGGGCGCGGCGTGCCGCGCCGAGCGCGAAGGCGCGGCGGTGGACGCCGCCATGGCGTTGCTGGCCGATGAGGCGCGGCGCGAGGCCATGGGCGCGGCGGCGGCGCGATGGTTCCGCAGCCATGCCGGCGCCACGGCGCGCACGATGCAGGCGCTGGACGGGCTGTTGCGCTGA
- a CDS encoding glycosyltransferase — MLYVLVAFLVSLISTLLIVRYRSWHDGLTADHDMEGVQKYHAAPVPRIGGLSLLIASGVTCALVAVREPDVLPSMVLLLAAGMPAFLGGFAEDLTKQVRVLVRLGLAILSGVAAYYLLGAAVTRVDIIGIDWLLQFWVVSLVFTSVAIGGAANAINIIDGYNGLAAVVSAMILAGFAYVSFYLGDRFLLIVALSTLGGVIGFLVWNYPHGHIFLGDGGAYFLGFIIGELSVLMLARHPYVSAWFPLLLCIYPVFETLFSIYRKKWLRGRSPGAPDGVHLHMLIYKRLVRWAIGSREMRHQTQRNSMTSPYLWLLSSLAVIPAVLFWQEPWLLMLFTGIFSTTYVVLYRKLVLFRMPKWMIVKKKKRQ, encoded by the coding sequence ATGCTGTACGTCCTCGTAGCGTTCCTGGTTTCGCTCATCTCGACCTTGCTGATCGTTCGCTACCGCTCCTGGCATGACGGCCTGACGGCCGACCATGATATGGAAGGGGTGCAGAAGTATCATGCGGCCCCCGTCCCGCGGATCGGCGGGCTGTCCCTGCTGATCGCCAGCGGCGTGACCTGCGCCCTGGTGGCCGTGCGCGAACCCGACGTGCTGCCCAGCATGGTGCTGCTGCTCGCCGCGGGCATGCCGGCGTTCCTGGGGGGGTTCGCGGAAGACCTCACCAAGCAGGTCCGCGTGCTGGTCCGGCTGGGCCTGGCGATTTTGTCGGGCGTGGCGGCCTATTATCTGCTGGGTGCGGCGGTCACGCGTGTCGACATTATCGGGATCGACTGGCTGCTGCAGTTCTGGGTGGTTTCGCTGGTATTTACTTCCGTCGCCATCGGGGGCGCGGCCAATGCCATCAACATTATCGATGGATATAACGGTCTTGCCGCCGTGGTTTCCGCGATGATATTGGCCGGATTCGCGTATGTCTCGTTTTATCTGGGCGACCGGTTTTTATTGATCGTCGCGCTGAGCACGCTGGGCGGGGTGATCGGTTTCCTGGTCTGGAATTACCCGCACGGCCATATATTCCTTGGCGACGGCGGGGCATATTTCCTGGGTTTCATCATCGGAGAACTGTCCGTGCTGATGCTGGCAAGGCACCCCTATGTGTCGGCCTGGTTTCCGCTCCTGCTGTGCATCTATCCGGTGTTCGAAACGCTGTTCTCCATTTACCGCAAGAAGTGGCTGCGCGGCCGCTCGCCTGGCGCGCCGGATGGGGTGCACCTGCATATGCTGATTTACAAGCGCCTGGTCCGCTGGGCCATCGGCTCACGCGAAATGCGGCACCAGACGCAGCGCAATTCGATGACGTCGCCCTACCTGTGGCTGCTGTCGTCGCTGGCGGTCATTCCGGCGGTGCTGTTCTGGCAGGAGCCCTGGCTGCTGATGCTGTTTACGGGCATATTCTCGACCACCTATGTCGTGCTGTATCGCAAGCTGGTTTTGTTCCGCATGCCGAAATGGATGATCGTGAAGAAAAAGAAGCGGCAATAA
- a CDS encoding glycosyltransferase family 2 protein has protein sequence MSIVIPVYRSETIVPKLVAKVADAMHTLHLSNRFELVLVNDCSPDDSWKAITDNARLHPFVKGITLRRNFGQHNAVMAGLHYARGRYVILMDDDLQHPPESIGKLLEALRSGYDVCYTRYVGRQHALWKRLGSRFNDMVATYALRKPKGLYLSSFKGLRQEVVQEVIRYDGPYAYVDGLILDVTASITSVDIEHQARADGEGNYNLRLSLSLWLKMLTSFSILPLRLATGIGFCMSVFSLIMILVITVHEFLHTDYPRGWTSLIATILMVGGIQTLCLGLIGEYLGRAYLKVNRKPQFVIAGTTFGMPPQNRSSASNPEHHV, from the coding sequence GTGTCGATCGTCATTCCTGTGTATCGCAGCGAGACCATCGTGCCCAAGCTGGTGGCCAAAGTGGCCGACGCCATGCACACGCTGCACCTGTCCAACCGTTTCGAGCTGGTGCTGGTCAACGATTGCAGCCCGGACGACAGCTGGAAAGCCATTACCGACAACGCCCGCCTCCACCCCTTTGTCAAAGGCATTACATTGCGCAGGAATTTCGGCCAGCACAACGCCGTGATGGCCGGCCTGCATTACGCCAGGGGTCGCTATGTCATCCTGATGGACGATGACCTGCAGCACCCTCCGGAGTCCATCGGAAAACTGCTCGAAGCGCTGCGCAGCGGCTACGACGTCTGTTATACGCGGTATGTCGGTCGTCAACACGCGCTGTGGAAACGGCTGGGCAGCAGGTTCAACGACATGGTCGCCACGTACGCGCTGCGCAAACCCAAGGGACTATACCTGTCTTCTTTCAAGGGGCTGCGCCAGGAAGTGGTGCAGGAAGTGATCCGCTACGACGGGCCGTACGCGTATGTGGACGGGCTCATCCTGGACGTCACTGCGTCGATCACCTCGGTGGACATCGAACATCAAGCGCGGGCCGACGGGGAAGGCAACTACAACCTGCGGCTGTCGCTATCGCTGTGGCTCAAGATGCTGACCAGCTTTTCGATCCTGCCCCTGCGCCTGGCCACGGGTATCGGCTTCTGCATGTCTGTTTTCAGCCTGATCATGATCCTGGTGATCACCGTCCACGAGTTCCTGCATACGGACTATCCCAGAGGCTGGACCTCGCTCATTGCCACCATTCTGATGGTGGGCGGCATTCAGACTCTTTGCCTGGGCCTGATCGGCGAATACCTGGGCCGAGCGTATCTCAAGGTCAATCGCAAGCCGCAATTCGTCATCGCAGGCACGACGTTCGGTATGCCGCCGCAAAACCGTTCGAGCGCGAGCAACCCCGAGCATCATGTCTAG
- the waaC gene encoding lipopolysaccharide heptosyltransferase I translates to MPTRILIVRTSSLGDLVHMLPAITDIARHVPDAQIDWVVEEAFAEIPSWHPAVNEIIKVAHRRWRKSWWSAQVRAERRALRERLRAVRYDVVLDMQALLKSAWLVRQTQGVKHGLDWRSAREPLASLFYNVRHRVEFWQPAVIRQRKLAGLTFGYQHAGLPDFGLQAFARQATQAPEPVLEVGSGGLNTTELPRLHHLDTDRGYAVIMPSASRDDKLWPEEDWRAVFRRLREAGCMLKLLAGNDQEAERARLLVAGMDGAEVMPRMDLSAVAKLLAGARLMVGLDSGLTHLSAALGRPTIGIYRASTPVRTPLVGSNYTASLGDRGASPSREAVMASVEQALAAQ, encoded by the coding sequence ATGCCCACACGAATTCTCATTGTTCGCACGTCCTCTTTGGGCGACCTCGTCCACATGCTGCCGGCGATCACGGATATCGCCCGGCATGTGCCAGACGCACAGATCGACTGGGTCGTCGAAGAGGCGTTTGCCGAGATCCCCTCGTGGCATCCCGCCGTCAATGAAATCATCAAGGTCGCGCATCGCCGCTGGCGCAAGTCCTGGTGGTCCGCGCAGGTGCGGGCCGAGCGCCGCGCGTTGCGCGAGCGCCTGCGCGCCGTGCGCTACGACGTCGTCCTGGACATGCAGGCCCTGCTCAAATCGGCGTGGCTGGTGCGCCAGACGCAGGGCGTCAAGCACGGCCTGGACTGGCGGTCGGCGCGCGAACCCCTGGCCTCGCTGTTCTACAACGTGCGCCATCGCGTCGAGTTCTGGCAGCCCGCCGTGATCCGCCAGCGCAAGCTGGCCGGGCTGACCTTCGGCTACCAGCACGCCGGCCTGCCGGATTTCGGATTGCAGGCGTTCGCCCGCCAGGCGACGCAGGCGCCCGAGCCGGTCCTGGAAGTGGGCAGCGGCGGCCTGAACACCACCGAACTGCCCCGGCTGCACCATCTGGACACCGACCGCGGCTACGCGGTGATCATGCCGTCGGCCAGCCGCGACGACAAACTGTGGCCCGAAGAGGACTGGCGCGCGGTGTTCCGCCGCCTGCGCGAGGCCGGCTGCATGTTGAAGCTGCTTGCCGGCAATGACCAGGAGGCCGAGCGCGCCCGCCTGCTGGTGGCCGGCATGGACGGCGCCGAGGTCATGCCCCGCATGGATCTGTCCGCGGTGGCCAAGCTGCTGGCCGGCGCGCGCCTCATGGTGGGGCTGGACAGCGGCCTGACGCACCTTTCCGCCGCGCTGGGCCGCCCGACCATCGGCATCTACCGCGCCTCCACGCCCGTGCGCACCCCTCTGGTCGGGTCCAACTACACCGCCAGCCTGGGCGACCGCGGCGCCTCGCCGTCGCGCGAGGCCGTCATGGCCTCGGTCGAGCAGGCGCTGGCCGCGCAGTGA
- a CDS encoding carbon monoxide dehydrogenase subunit G, whose amino-acid sequence MRIADAQWIPSTQHQTWDALTDPRVLQKCIPGCVEVAMRSPTEYAVTLRAKIAGIDTDYEGEILLSDVNAPDSCTLVFEGKGRAACLAIGTAQVNLSTKDEGTRVAYTVAGMAGGKLAECGESVLLKAAEKIIDKFFTAFIDHMAAQPRMAPPPPPPEPEPRGLANSRWSWMLVVLVIAVFWGYHTFYK is encoded by the coding sequence ATGCGCATTGCCGATGCCCAATGGATTCCTTCGACGCAGCACCAGACCTGGGATGCGTTGACCGACCCGCGAGTGCTGCAGAAGTGCATTCCGGGCTGCGTGGAAGTCGCGATGCGCAGCCCGACCGAATATGCCGTCACGCTGCGCGCCAAGATCGCCGGCATCGACACCGACTACGAGGGCGAGATCCTGCTGTCGGACGTCAACGCCCCCGATAGCTGCACACTGGTGTTCGAAGGCAAGGGCCGCGCCGCCTGCCTGGCGATCGGCACCGCCCAGGTCAACCTGTCCACCAAGGACGAAGGCACGCGCGTGGCCTACACGGTGGCCGGCATGGCGGGCGGCAAGCTGGCCGAATGCGGGGAAAGCGTGCTGCTGAAGGCCGCCGAAAAAATCATCGACAAGTTCTTCACCGCCTTCATCGACCACATGGCGGCGCAGCCGCGCATGGCCCCTCCCCCTCCTCCCCCCGAACCCGAGCCGCGCGGCCTGGCGAATTCGCGCTGGTCGTGGATGCTGGTGGTGCTGGTGATCGCGGTTTTCTGGGGATACCACACGTTTTACAAGTGA
- the pgi gene encoding glucose-6-phosphate isomerase → MHPFKPAEHASLLHLSEWKAYSEAVLEASFRPDALHLVQAAGLTIDLSAHVDSPAARRAGEALLEARGFDAARKALMAGEPVNMTEDRAAWHTMLRAPAPIEEVAREHQRVRDFVLDADARGQWKSIIHIGIGGSDWGVRLATDACGGYGCRRTLKFVANIDGHAIEDAVQDIDPHETLVVVTSKSFTTAETLANLRRAVQWLADAGIADPYRQVVAITARPAAAAQLGIPDSQIFRFWDWVGGRYSLWSAVGLPVALAVGLDVIEGIRAGAAAMDDHFAQAPIADNAPAQLALAGVANRSVLGYGSLSIAAYDARLQFLAPYLQQLDMESLGKSVDIAGRPVGVPTGPSVWGMPGTDGQHTFFQWLHQGTDGAAVDFIMCREADHQWVEEHAMLLANCLAQRQTLLRGTSIDTDEAALLAQGMPQADAQWLARHRHHQGGRPSTLIVLPRLTPEALGALLALYEHKVFVQGLIWGINPFDQWGVEAGKKMASGILRELHGEPQAPSHDQSTRHWISLLAGDRQGR, encoded by the coding sequence ATGCATCCTTTCAAACCCGCTGAACACGCAAGCCTGTTGCACCTGTCCGAATGGAAGGCATATTCCGAAGCCGTGCTGGAAGCGTCGTTTCGCCCCGACGCGCTGCACCTCGTGCAGGCAGCCGGCCTGACGATCGACCTGAGCGCGCACGTGGATTCCCCCGCAGCCCGCCGGGCGGGCGAGGCGCTGCTGGAGGCCCGCGGCTTTGACGCCGCGCGCAAGGCGCTGATGGCGGGCGAACCCGTGAACATGACCGAGGACCGCGCCGCCTGGCACACCATGCTGCGCGCGCCCGCCCCCATCGAGGAGGTGGCCCGCGAACACCAGCGGGTGCGCGACTTCGTGCTGGACGCCGACGCGCGGGGCCAGTGGAAGTCCATCATCCACATCGGGATCGGCGGCAGCGACTGGGGCGTGCGACTGGCGACGGACGCCTGTGGCGGCTATGGTTGCCGCCGGACCTTGAAGTTCGTCGCCAACATCGACGGACATGCCATCGAGGATGCGGTCCAGGACATCGACCCCCACGAAACGCTGGTGGTGGTGACGTCCAAGTCCTTCACCACGGCCGAGACCCTTGCCAACCTGCGCCGCGCGGTGCAATGGCTGGCGGACGCGGGCATCGCAGACCCCTACCGGCAGGTCGTCGCCATCACCGCCCGGCCGGCCGCCGCCGCCCAGCTCGGGATTCCCGACAGCCAGATCTTCCGGTTCTGGGACTGGGTGGGCGGGCGCTACTCGCTCTGGTCGGCGGTCGGCCTGCCCGTGGCGCTGGCGGTCGGGCTGGACGTGATCGAAGGCATCCGCGCCGGGGCGGCCGCCATGGACGACCACTTTGCGCAGGCCCCCATCGCCGACAACGCGCCCGCGCAGCTCGCGCTGGCCGGGGTCGCCAATCGCAGCGTGCTGGGCTATGGCTCGCTCAGCATCGCCGCCTATGACGCCCGCCTGCAGTTCCTGGCGCCCTATCTGCAGCAGCTCGACATGGAATCGCTGGGCAAGTCGGTGGATATCGCCGGCAGGCCCGTGGGCGTGCCGACCGGGCCGTCGGTCTGGGGCATGCCGGGCACGGACGGGCAGCACACGTTCTTCCAATGGCTGCACCAGGGCACCGACGGCGCCGCGGTGGATTTCATCATGTGCCGCGAAGCCGATCACCAGTGGGTCGAGGAACACGCCATGCTGCTGGCCAATTGCCTGGCCCAGCGCCAGACCCTGCTGCGCGGCACCTCCATCGACACGGACGAGGCCGCGCTGCTGGCCCAGGGAATGCCGCAGGCCGACGCGCAATGGCTGGCCCGCCACCGTCACCACCAGGGCGGACGGCCCTCGACGCTGATCGTGCTGCCGCGCCTGACGCCCGAGGCGCTGGGCGCCCTGCTGGCACTTTACGAGCACAAGGTCTTCGTGCAGGGCCTGATCTGGGGCATCAATCCGTTCGACCAATGGGGCGTGGAGGCCGGCAAGAAGATGGCCAGCGGCATCCTGCGCGAACTGCATGGCGAACCGCAAGCCCCGTCGCACGACCAGTCCACCCGGCACTGGATCTCGCTGCTGGCGGGCGACAGGCAGGGACGCTGA